A genomic segment from Agrobacterium vitis encodes:
- the proS gene encoding proline--tRNA ligase has translation MRLSRYFLPILKENPKEAEIVSHRLMLRTGMIRQQSQGIYSWLPLGKRVLDKVNAIIRQEQNRAGAVELLMPTLQSAELWQESGRYDDYGKEMLRIKDRQDRPMLYGPTNEEMVTDIFRSYVKSYKSLPLNLYHIQLKFRDEIRPRFGTMRSREFLMKDAYSFDLTKEAAIHSYNKMFTAYLRTFDQLGLRAIPMRADTGPIGGNHSHEFIILADTGESEVFCHKSFLDRAIPAADTDFDDVAGLQAIFDDWTSNYAATSEMHDEAAYGAMPDDAKISARGIEVGHIFYFGTKYSEPMGAKVQGPDGKEHLVHMGSYGIGPTRLVPAIIEASHDENGIIWPASVAPFDAIIINMKAGDAGCDGACDTVYGALTKAGKDVLLDDTDDRAGAKFALADLIGVPYQVIVGPRSVANGEVELKNRKTGERETMTIEAAINRLAG, from the coding sequence ATGCGTCTCTCCCGTTATTTTTTGCCCATCCTGAAGGAAAATCCCAAGGAAGCGGAAATCGTTTCTCATCGGCTGATGCTGCGCACCGGCATGATCCGGCAGCAGTCGCAGGGCATCTACTCCTGGCTGCCGCTGGGCAAGCGCGTGCTGGACAAGGTCAATGCGATCATTCGTCAGGAGCAAAACCGGGCAGGGGCAGTGGAATTGCTGATGCCGACGCTGCAATCGGCGGAGCTTTGGCAGGAAAGCGGTCGCTACGACGACTATGGCAAGGAAATGCTGCGGATCAAGGATCGCCAGGACCGGCCCATGCTGTACGGTCCCACCAATGAGGAAATGGTCACGGACATCTTCCGGTCCTATGTAAAGTCCTACAAGAGCCTGCCGTTGAACCTCTATCACATACAATTGAAATTCCGTGATGAGATCAGGCCGCGCTTCGGCACGATGCGGTCGCGCGAATTTCTGATGAAAGACGCCTATTCCTTCGATCTGACGAAGGAAGCCGCCATTCACTCCTATAACAAGATGTTTACCGCCTATCTCAGGACCTTCGACCAGCTTGGTCTGCGGGCCATTCCGATGCGCGCCGATACCGGCCCGATCGGCGGTAATCACAGCCATGAATTCATCATTCTCGCCGATACCGGTGAATCGGAAGTGTTCTGTCACAAGAGCTTCTTGGATCGCGCCATTCCGGCTGCCGATACCGATTTTGATGATGTTGCTGGCCTTCAGGCGATTTTTGACGACTGGACGTCAAACTATGCCGCCACATCCGAAATGCATGATGAGGCGGCTTACGGCGCCATGCCCGATGATGCGAAGATTTCCGCGCGTGGTATCGAGGTCGGTCATATCTTCTATTTCGGCACCAAATATTCCGAGCCGATGGGCGCCAAGGTGCAGGGACCTGACGGTAAGGAACATCTTGTCCACATGGGATCCTACGGTATCGGTCCGACCCGCCTTGTTCCGGCCATTATCGAAGCTTCCCATGATGAAAATGGCATTATCTGGCCGGCTTCAGTCGCGCCGTTCGATGCTATCATCATCAACATGAAGGCTGGGGATGCCGGTTGCGATGGCGCATGCGACACCGTGTACGGGGCGCTGACCAAGGCCGGCAAGGATGTTCTTCTCGACGATACCGATGATCGCGCCGGTGCGAAATTCGCACTCGCGGATTTGATCGGCGTTCCCTACCAGGTGATCGTCGGTCCGAGGTCGGTCGCCAATGGCGAAGTCGAGCTGAAGAACCGTAAAACCGGCGAGCGTGAAACCATGACCATCGAGGCCGCCATCAACCGTCTTGCCGGTTGA
- a CDS encoding lipoprotein-releasing ABC transporter permease subunit, which translates to MSSETGSSAAGDTAVPSSAKPFSAFERMVAWRYLRARRKEAVISVIAGFSFVGIMLGVATLIIVMAVMNGFRTELISRILGINGHMIVQPVDSPFTDFADLAKKFSAVPGVTMALPLVEGQTLASGKGGAGTGALVRGIRPDDLLKLKEVAANIKTGDMVGFTSGQGVLIGSRMANDLGLQAGDSITLVSPEGDVTPMGVNPRVKSYKISGTFEIGMSEYDSSIIYMPLEESQLYFNAEGVVQSIELFVTNPDDIDELRPKVEAAAGRQVFISDWRQRNQTFFSALQVERNVMFMILTLIVIVAALNIISGLIMLVKDKSSDIAILKTMGASSSSILRIFFMTGAAIGIAGTFAGVGLGVLVCLNIESIRNFFSWVSGTVLFDPQLYFLSKLPADMSFGETVSVIIMSLTLSFIATIFPAWRAARLDPVQALRYE; encoded by the coding sequence TTGAGCAGTGAAACCGGAAGCTCTGCGGCAGGCGATACCGCAGTGCCGTCATCCGCAAAGCCGTTTTCCGCATTCGAGCGCATGGTGGCCTGGCGCTACCTGCGCGCTCGGCGCAAGGAGGCGGTGATTTCGGTCATTGCCGGCTTTTCCTTCGTCGGCATTATGCTAGGGGTTGCGACCCTGATCATCGTCATGGCTGTCATGAACGGTTTTCGGACCGAGTTGATTTCTCGTATCCTCGGCATAAACGGGCATATGATCGTTCAGCCGGTCGATAGTCCCTTCACCGACTTTGCCGATCTTGCCAAGAAATTCTCCGCCGTGCCCGGGGTCACCATGGCGCTGCCGTTGGTCGAGGGGCAGACTCTGGCCTCCGGCAAGGGCGGGGCTGGAACGGGTGCGCTGGTGCGCGGCATCCGCCCCGACGACCTGTTGAAGCTCAAGGAAGTAGCGGCAAATATCAAGACCGGCGACATGGTTGGCTTCACGTCCGGCCAAGGCGTGCTGATTGGTTCGCGCATGGCCAACGATCTCGGCTTGCAGGCGGGCGATTCCATCACCCTGGTCTCGCCAGAGGGGGACGTGACGCCGATGGGTGTCAACCCGCGGGTCAAATCCTACAAGATTTCCGGTACGTTTGAGATCGGCATGTCGGAATATGATTCTTCGATTATCTATATGCCGCTTGAAGAATCGCAGCTCTATTTCAACGCGGAAGGCGTGGTGCAATCCATCGAATTGTTTGTCACCAATCCTGACGACATCGATGAACTCCGTCCCAAGGTCGAGGCGGCAGCGGGTCGGCAGGTGTTTATCAGCGATTGGCGCCAGCGCAACCAGACCTTCTTCTCCGCCTTGCAGGTGGAGCGCAATGTGATGTTCATGATCCTGACATTGATCGTCATCGTCGCGGCGCTGAACATCATCTCCGGCCTGATCATGCTGGTAAAGGACAAGAGCAGCGATATCGCCATTCTGAAGACCATGGGCGCCAGTTCAAGTTCGATCCTTCGGATCTTCTTCATGACAGGTGCGGCCATCGGCATCGCTGGCACATTCGCAGGCGTGGGACTGGGCGTGCTGGTCTGTCTGAACATCGAATCGATCCGGAATTTCTTCTCCTGGGTCTCCGGTACTGTGTTGTTTGATCCGCAACTCTATTTCCTCAGCAAATTGCCAGCGGATATGAGCTTTGGTGAAACGGTTTCGGTGATTATCATGTCGCTGACCCTGTCCTTTATCGCCACCATCTTTCCGGCATGGCGGGCGGCCCGGCTCGATCCCGTGCAAGCCCTGCGTTACGAATAA
- a CDS encoding ABC transporter ATP-binding protein: MANNPVLEISEVSRTYGEGETKLSILKGAGLKLYEGETVALVAPSGTGKSTLLHIAGLLEHPTDGDVLIGGTRCNELSEEGRTAMRRTSIGFVYQFHHLLPEFSALENIMMPQMIAGLSIPEASKRAKALLDYMRIGHRGDHRPAELSGGEQQRVAIARAVANAPLLLLADEPTGNLDPETAAYVFSALEALVRQSGLAALIATHNHELARRMDRCVTLQDGRIVDFDL; the protein is encoded by the coding sequence ATGGCGAACAACCCTGTTCTTGAAATTTCGGAGGTCTCGCGCACCTATGGGGAAGGCGAAACCAAGCTTTCGATTCTGAAAGGTGCCGGACTAAAATTATACGAAGGCGAAACCGTCGCTCTGGTTGCTCCTTCGGGCACGGGCAAGTCCACCCTGCTGCATATTGCCGGGTTGCTGGAACATCCGACCGATGGCGACGTGCTGATTGGCGGCACCCGTTGCAATGAATTGTCCGAGGAAGGCCGCACGGCCATGCGCCGCACCAGCATTGGCTTCGTCTATCAGTTCCATCACCTGTTGCCGGAGTTTTCGGCGCTTGAAAATATCATGATGCCGCAGATGATCGCGGGCCTGAGCATTCCGGAAGCCAGCAAGCGCGCCAAGGCTTTGCTCGATTACATGCGCATCGGTCATCGCGGCGACCACCGGCCCGCCGAGCTTTCCGGCGGCGAACAGCAGCGCGTGGCCATTGCCCGGGCTGTCGCCAATGCACCGCTATTGCTGCTTGCGGACGAGCCGACCGGCAATCTCGATCCGGAAACCGCGGCTTACGTGTTTTCCGCCCTGGAAGCGCTGGTGCGCCAGTCTGGCCTTGCGGCGTTGATCGCCACCCATAATCATGAACTCGCCCGGCGGATGGACCGCTGCGTCACGCTTCAGGACGGCAGAATCGTCGATTTCGATTTGTAA
- the dnaE gene encoding DNA polymerase III subunit alpha, with amino-acid sequence MSNMGASGQAVVKAGPGFVHLRVHSAYSLLEGALPLKKILSKVASDQQPAIAITDTNNLFIALEFSQKALGDGLQPIIGCQLSIDMEDASEEKRGNSSLAKYPAIVLLAADPAGYERLVDLVSRAYLQGDNNQSVHITASWLEEIGTDGLIALTGASGGPVDLPLKDGHHAQALSRLQTLKSLFGDRLYLELQRHQGYDRVHESRMIALAYDHDIPLVATNEAFFPSRDDYDAHDALMAVAHNAIVSDDRRFRLTPDHYLKSRKEMQALFKDLPEALENTVEIASRCSFVLDTRNPILPRFTGGSDDPEEAERAEAGELRRQAIEGLDDRLAKLGMAPGYEEKEYRDRLDFELGVIERMKFPGYFLIVADFIKWAKSQDIPVGPGRGSGAGSLVAYALTITDVDPLRFSLLFERFLNPERVSMPDFDIDFCQDRREEVIRYVQRKYGREQVAQIITFGSLQARAALRDVGRVLEMPYGQVDRICKLVPNNPANPTPLSKAIEEEPKFQEEAEKEPVVARLLDIAQKIEGLYRHASTHAAGIVIGDRPLSKLVPMYRDPRSDMPVTQFNMKWVEQAGLVKFDFLGLKTLTVLKTAVDFCRLRDIEIDLATIPLDDEKTYQMLSRGETVGVFQVESAGMRKALIGMRPDCIEDIIALVALYRPGPMENIPVYNARKHGEEEIESIHPTIDYLLKETQGVIVYQEQVMQVAQVLSGYSLGEADLLRRAMGKKIKEEMDKQRARFVDGAVKNGVSKPQADNIFDLLAKFANYGFNKSHAAAYAIVSYQTAYMKAHYPVEFLAASMTLDMANTEKLVDFRQDAGRLGIEVVPPSVQTSFRHFQTGPNRIYYSLAALKGVGDAAVEHIVAVRADTPFADLEDFCLRIDPKQINRRVFESLIFAGAFDCFGRDRPELLAGMDRIIGYAQRAQENAVSGQSDMFGSGGATGPERISFPTYTPWLPSEKLMREFQVLGFYLSAHPLDTYKPLLEKMRVQNFADFSGAVRQGATAGRLAGTVISKQERKTRTGNKMGIVTFSDATGQFEAVLFSEGLNQYRDLLESGKSLVITVAAEERPEGIGLRIQTAQSLEEKSLQMQKTLRVYLRDSGPLRALAAHLNTKGDGLVSFVVIKEDGRREIEVELNQRFRITPEIAAAMRSAPGVVDVELV; translated from the coding sequence ATGAGTAATATGGGCGCAAGCGGACAGGCTGTAGTGAAGGCGGGTCCAGGTTTCGTCCATTTGAGAGTGCATTCCGCCTATTCGCTGCTGGAAGGTGCGCTGCCGCTGAAGAAGATCCTGAGCAAGGTTGCGTCTGACCAGCAACCGGCCATTGCCATTACCGATACCAATAACCTGTTCATCGCTCTGGAATTTTCCCAGAAGGCGCTCGGCGATGGCTTGCAGCCGATCATTGGCTGTCAATTGTCCATCGATATGGAAGACGCCAGTGAGGAAAAGCGGGGCAATAGCTCTCTTGCCAAATATCCCGCCATCGTTCTTCTGGCTGCCGATCCGGCGGGTTACGAGCGGTTGGTGGACCTCGTCAGTCGTGCCTATCTTCAAGGCGACAATAATCAATCCGTGCATATCACCGCATCCTGGCTGGAAGAGATCGGCACGGATGGCCTGATCGCCCTGACGGGTGCATCAGGCGGTCCGGTCGATCTGCCGTTGAAGGACGGCCATCACGCCCAGGCGCTGTCGCGGCTTCAGACGCTCAAATCCCTGTTCGGTGATCGGCTTTATCTCGAATTGCAGCGCCACCAAGGCTATGACCGGGTGCATGAAAGCCGGATGATCGCGCTGGCTTATGATCACGACATTCCATTGGTTGCCACCAATGAGGCCTTCTTTCCCAGCCGTGACGATTATGATGCCCATGACGCGCTGATGGCGGTTGCCCATAATGCCATCGTGTCCGACGACCGCCGGTTTCGCCTGACACCGGATCATTATCTGAAAAGTCGCAAGGAAATGCAGGCCTTGTTTAAGGATCTGCCGGAAGCGCTTGAAAACACGGTGGAGATTGCCAGCCGCTGTTCTTTCGTTCTCGATACCCGCAATCCTATATTGCCGCGCTTTACCGGTGGCAGTGACGATCCGGAAGAGGCCGAGCGCGCTGAAGCCGGGGAGTTACGCCGTCAAGCTATCGAGGGATTGGACGACCGGCTGGCGAAGCTTGGCATGGCGCCAGGCTACGAGGAAAAGGAATATCGAGACCGGCTGGATTTCGAACTCGGCGTCATTGAGCGGATGAAATTTCCCGGCTACTTCCTGATCGTTGCCGACTTCATCAAATGGGCCAAGAGCCAGGACATTCCAGTTGGCCCCGGCCGTGGTTCCGGTGCGGGTTCGCTGGTTGCCTATGCCCTGACCATTACCGATGTCGATCCGCTGCGGTTCTCCCTGCTGTTCGAACGCTTCCTCAATCCTGAGCGCGTCTCGATGCCCGACTTCGACATCGACTTCTGCCAGGATCGCCGTGAAGAGGTGATCCGTTATGTGCAGCGCAAATATGGGCGCGAACAGGTGGCGCAGATCATCACCTTCGGGTCGCTCCAGGCCCGTGCAGCCTTGCGTGACGTTGGCCGGGTGCTGGAAATGCCCTATGGGCAGGTCGACAGGATCTGCAAGCTGGTGCCGAACAATCCGGCCAATCCGACCCCCTTGTCCAAGGCGATTGAAGAAGAGCCAAAGTTTCAGGAGGAGGCGGAGAAGGAACCGGTCGTCGCCCGTCTGCTGGATATCGCCCAGAAGATCGAGGGGCTTTATCGCCACGCCTCCACCCATGCCGCCGGTATTGTTATCGGTGACCGCCCGCTGTCCAAGCTGGTGCCGATGTATCGCGATCCGCGTTCGGATATGCCGGTCACCCAGTTCAACATGAAATGGGTGGAACAGGCCGGGCTGGTCAAGTTCGACTTTCTCGGATTGAAGACGCTGACGGTGCTGAAAACCGCTGTGGATTTCTGCCGGCTGCGCGATATCGAGATCGATCTGGCGACCATTCCGCTGGACGACGAAAAAACCTATCAAATGCTGTCACGCGGTGAGACCGTCGGTGTGTTCCAGGTGGAAAGTGCCGGCATGCGCAAGGCGCTGATCGGCATGCGGCCCGACTGTATCGAGGATATTATCGCGCTAGTGGCGCTTTATCGCCCTGGCCCGATGGAAAATATTCCGGTCTACAATGCCCGCAAGCATGGCGAGGAGGAGATCGAATCGATCCATCCGACCATCGATTACCTGCTGAAGGAAACCCAGGGGGTTATCGTCTATCAGGAGCAGGTCATGCAGGTGGCCCAGGTTCTGTCGGGCTATTCGCTCGGTGAAGCGGATCTTCTGCGCCGCGCCATGGGTAAGAAGATCAAGGAGGAAATGGATAAGCAGCGCGCCCGTTTCGTCGATGGTGCGGTGAAGAATGGGGTCTCAAAGCCCCAGGCCGACAACATTTTCGACCTGTTGGCAAAGTTTGCCAATTACGGCTTCAACAAATCCCACGCTGCCGCCTATGCCATTGTCTCCTACCAGACCGCCTATATGAAGGCGCATTATCCGGTGGAGTTTCTGGCCGCGTCGATGACACTCGATATGGCCAATACCGAAAAACTGGTGGATTTTCGCCAGGACGCCGGGCGTCTCGGTATTGAGGTGGTGCCGCCCTCGGTGCAGACGTCTTTCCGGCACTTCCAGACCGGTCCGAACAGGATTTACTATTCATTGGCCGCCTTGAAGGGCGTCGGTGATGCAGCCGTCGAGCATATCGTGGCGGTCCGCGCCGATACGCCCTTTGCCGATCTGGAGGATTTTTGTCTGCGGATCGACCCGAAGCAGATCAATCGCCGGGTGTTTGAAAGCCTGATTTTTGCCGGTGCCTTCGATTGCTTTGGCCGCGATCGTCCCGAACTGTTGGCTGGCATGGACCGGATCATCGGCTATGCGCAGCGCGCCCAGGAAAATGCCGTCAGCGGCCAGTCGGATATGTTCGGCTCTGGCGGCGCCACAGGGCCGGAACGGATTTCCTTTCCGACCTATACGCCCTGGCTGCCATCTGAAAAGCTGATGCGGGAGTTTCAGGTTCTGGGTTTCTATCTGTCGGCTCATCCGCTCGACACCTATAAACCGCTGCTGGAAAAGATGCGCGTGCAGAATTTCGCTGACTTTTCCGGCGCTGTGCGCCAGGGTGCGACGGCTGGCCGGCTGGCTGGGACGGTGATTTCAAAGCAGGAGCGCAAGACGCGAACCGGAAACAAAATGGGCATCGTTACCTTCTCGGATGCCACTGGCCAGTTCGAGGCGGTGCTGTTTTCGGAAGGCTTGAACCAGTATCGCGACCTGCTCGAATCGGGCAAGTCATTGGTGATCACGGTTGCTGCCGAAGAACGACCGGAAGGCATTGGTCTTCGTATCCAGACGGCGCAATCTCTGGAAGAGAAATCCTTGCAGATGCAAAAGACGCTGCGCGTCTATCTGCGCGATTCCGGCCCCTTGCGGGCGCTGGCCGCCCATCTCAACACCAAGGGCGATGGACTGGTTTCCTTCGTCGTGATCAAGGAGGATGGCCGCCGCGAAATCGAGGTCGAACTCAATCAACGTTTCCGCATCACGCCCGAAATTGCCGCCGCCATGCGGTCCGCGCCGGGCGTGGTGGATGTTGAATTGGTATAG
- a CDS encoding L,D-transpeptidase family protein: protein MTVRTMFRSMFLSASVLALSATLSQASARDGSVLQIIVSKQTQSLTVYDGERIVASSKVSTGKEGHTTPSGIFSIIQKAKYHESNLYSNAPMPWMQRITWSGVALHESNSVPSRPASHGCVRLPGQFARELYGMTRLGAHVLISDAPVTPVPIEHPFLFSPVQQQQGPQILSDARLRGTDGTSSTEPVEVAMADLPRPKPQPAIAGQPPLSLLITFRGETETIHDAQLILQDMGFETGGHDGHAGPLTRTAIQGFKRWKGLPLKGPLITPTFLSALYQSAGKPMPPTGQIYVRQAFKPVFDAPIVIDQPEKPLGTHFFAANIESAHGTVDWQVTSLEPAPAVSNSSIVIIGKPQPTAPNGLDTVLNRIHIPDDIRERIETTMTTGTVMTITDHGLGQDTVDGTDFITYLPG, encoded by the coding sequence ATGACGGTCCGCACCATGTTTCGTTCGATGTTCCTGTCCGCTTCCGTGCTTGCGTTGAGCGCGACCCTATCGCAGGCCTCAGCCAGAGACGGCAGCGTATTGCAAATCATCGTGTCGAAACAGACGCAATCTCTCACGGTCTATGATGGAGAACGGATCGTCGCCTCTTCGAAGGTTTCGACCGGTAAGGAAGGTCATACGACGCCATCAGGCATCTTCTCGATCATCCAGAAGGCGAAATATCACGAATCCAACCTCTATTCGAATGCGCCCATGCCCTGGATGCAACGCATCACCTGGTCCGGCGTTGCCTTGCATGAATCAAACAGTGTGCCAAGCCGGCCAGCCTCGCATGGCTGCGTGCGCCTGCCAGGCCAATTTGCCCGTGAGCTCTACGGCATGACCCGGCTGGGTGCGCATGTGCTGATCAGCGACGCTCCGGTCACGCCAGTTCCTATCGAGCATCCGTTTCTGTTCAGCCCGGTGCAACAACAGCAAGGTCCACAGATCCTGTCTGACGCCCGACTGCGCGGTACGGATGGCACCAGCAGCACAGAACCGGTGGAAGTGGCAATGGCCGATCTGCCCCGCCCCAAACCCCAGCCCGCGATTGCCGGACAACCACCTTTGAGCCTGTTAATCACCTTCCGGGGTGAAACCGAAACCATTCATGACGCCCAACTTATCTTGCAAGACATGGGATTTGAGACCGGCGGTCATGATGGTCATGCCGGTCCTCTAACACGGACCGCCATCCAGGGCTTCAAACGGTGGAAAGGTCTGCCCCTGAAGGGGCCCCTTATTACGCCGACATTCCTGAGCGCTCTCTATCAAAGCGCTGGCAAGCCGATGCCACCCACTGGCCAAATCTATGTGCGCCAGGCATTCAAGCCGGTCTTCGACGCGCCTATTGTCATCGACCAGCCGGAAAAACCACTTGGCACGCATTTTTTCGCGGCGAACATAGAGAGTGCCCATGGAACGGTCGATTGGCAGGTAACCAGCCTTGAGCCGGCTCCGGCGGTCTCAAATTCGTCGATTGTCATCATTGGCAAGCCTCAACCAACCGCCCCCAATGGGTTGGATACGGTTCTCAATCGCATTCACATCCCGGACGACATCCGCGAGCGTATTGAAACGACCATGACGACAGGCACCGTGATGACGATTACCGACCATGGACTAGGCCAGGATACGGTTGACGGCACTGACTTCATCACCTACCTGCCGGGATAA
- a CDS encoding DNA polymerase IV: MSAAPPLRSGFCRDCLSLQAEGKRRCTACGSPRLVYHPELFKLTLAHIDCDAFYASVEKRDNPDLIDKPLIIGGGKRGVVSTACYVARIHGVRSAMPMFKALEACPDAVVIPPNMEKYSRVGRQVRAMMEELTPLVQPLSIDEAFLELKGTETLHHAPPALVLARLARRIESEIGITVSVGLSYCKFLAKVASDLQKPRGFSVIGEAEALDFLAPRPVTTIWGVGKAFAATLEKDGIRTIGQLQTMQESDLIRRYGSMGQRLARLSKGIDDRDVHINDAAKSVSAETTFFDDISRREDLVPHLRKLSEKVAWRLKKQELAGHTVILKLKSADFKLRTRNRRLDDPTQLADRIFRTGLQLLEKEADGTKFRLIGIGVSDFADPNLADPPDLVDPDAARRAKAEAAMDQLRMKFGKGMVETGFTFGSTKK, translated from the coding sequence ATGTCTGCTGCGCCGCCACTCCGTTCCGGCTTTTGTCGTGATTGCCTTTCGCTACAGGCGGAAGGCAAGCGGAGATGCACGGCTTGCGGCAGCCCTCGCCTCGTCTATCACCCTGAACTGTTCAAGCTGACATTGGCCCATATCGATTGCGACGCCTTTTATGCCTCGGTTGAAAAGCGCGACAATCCAGACCTGATCGACAAGCCATTGATCATTGGCGGCGGTAAGCGCGGCGTGGTTTCCACCGCCTGTTATGTGGCCCGCATCCATGGCGTGCGCTCGGCCATGCCGATGTTCAAGGCGCTGGAAGCCTGCCCTGACGCGGTGGTCATTCCGCCGAATATGGAAAAATATTCCCGCGTCGGACGGCAAGTGCGGGCGATGATGGAGGAACTGACCCCTCTGGTGCAACCCCTGTCCATTGATGAGGCCTTTTTGGAATTGAAAGGCACAGAAACCCTGCACCACGCGCCACCCGCCCTTGTGCTGGCACGGCTTGCCCGGCGTATCGAAAGCGAGATCGGCATCACCGTTTCCGTTGGTCTCTCCTATTGTAAATTTCTGGCGAAAGTGGCGTCCGACCTGCAAAAACCACGGGGATTTTCGGTCATCGGCGAGGCTGAAGCGCTGGATTTTCTGGCGCCCCGCCCTGTCACCACGATCTGGGGCGTCGGCAAGGCCTTCGCCGCCACCTTGGAAAAAGACGGCATTCGCACCATCGGGCAATTGCAAACCATGCAGGAAAGCGACCTGATCCGGCGCTATGGCAGCATGGGCCAACGACTGGCCCGGCTATCAAAAGGCATCGACGACCGGGATGTTCATATCAATGACGCGGCTAAAAGCGTCTCCGCTGAAACCACGTTCTTTGACGATATTTCCCGCCGGGAAGACCTTGTTCCCCATCTGCGCAAGCTCTCGGAGAAAGTCGCATGGCGCTTGAAAAAGCAGGAACTGGCTGGACACACTGTTATCTTGAAGCTGAAGAGCGCCGATTTCAAACTGCGCACCCGCAATCGTCGCTTGGACGACCCCACCCAGCTCGCCGACCGGATCTTTCGCACGGGCCTGCAATTGCTGGAGAAGGAAGCCGATGGCACAAAATTTCGGCTGATCGGTATCGGCGTCAGCGATTTTGCCGATCCAAATCTGGCCGACCCACCGGATCTGGTCGATCCAGACGCCGCCCGCCGCGCCAAGGCGGAAGCCGCCATGGACCAATTGCGGATGAAATTCGGCAAGGGCATGGTCGAAACCGGCTTCACCTTCGGCAGCACTAAAAAATAG